CCATGGGTATAATCAGAAGCTGCTTTATGCGCTGCTTCTAATAGTTTCTGGTCACCGGCATAGTAAACCGATTGCGGCAGGAATGTTTTTTCCTGTGGGTCATAGGCATAAGCGCCCATCAGTTCCATGTGCCGCCAGTCTGCTTGCTCCTCTTTAGCTGTGCGATAGGAACTTGCGTCAAAAGACTGTTTGCCTAATACGATATCAAAGGCTTTTAAGGCGGGGGCATGACCGCCTGCAGTTCCTTGATTGATTACAGCGGCAGGGTGAAAATGCTCGATGCCTAAGGCGGTAGCTGCTGCAGCATTAGCGGAGCCAATGGAAGTGGCCGCGATTACCAGAGGCTTATCTTTATAGATTCCTTCCACAAAGCGCCACTTTCCCAGTAAATATTCCTGTGGCTGCTCCAAGGAAGCGATAAGCAGTTCGGTTTCTAAATCCATGGCGCCTTGCAGCATGATTATTTTAGTATTCATCAACATTGACTCCCTCTGTCTTTATCTGTTGTTAATGATAGCATTCTTATTTAAGATAAGCAACCGGCGAAACCTTGACATTCCCCATCCGGTCGCTTACCATAAAATTATCTTCTTTCGCATAAAATAAAACTCAAAGGAGCCTTGTCCATTATGGAAATTTTACGCTATATCGTGAATATCGTTTGCTTTATTGCGCTGTTTATCACGCTGGAAGTTGTCTGGGCCAATGTAAAAAGTCACTGGCAGTCCAAAAATCTTTTGGGCTGTGCAGAATATTTAATCGGCGGCATTACGGTACTGTTGGTGCTTATCGCTCTTAGTAATGCAGTAAACAATATGTTCCTTTGATATATTCTGTTATTCTGTGCTGCTGGCCATAATCCTTTTTGAGATGCAGGAGGTCCTATATGCAGGCTGTCATTGATAAACTGGAACGAACACATAATCTGTCGGACGATGAATTTGCTGCACTGCTCGCCCCCATCTCCGCTGACGATGAAAAATATCTTAGCCAACGTGCTTGTCATGTGCGTGAAAAATATTATGGCAAGGATGTTTATATTCGCGGGTTGATTGAATTCACCAATTACTGCCGTAATAATTGCTATTATTGCGGTATCCGTCGGGATAATGCCCATGCCCAGCGTTACCGCTTAACTGCTGAGCAGATTTTATCCTGTTGCCATACAGGCTATCAGCTGGGATTTCGTACCTTTGTCCTGCAAGGTGGTGAGGATGCCTATTTTACGGATGAACGCCTCTGTCAGCTGATACAGGAAATAAAGAGGCGCCATGCAGATTGTGCGGTAACTCTGTCCATTGGGGAACGGAGCAAAGAAAGCTATCAACGCTTATTCGCGGCCGGCGCTGACCGCTATTTACTGCGCCATGAAACGGTTGATAAAGCGCACTATGAACAGCTTCATCCTGCGGAACTATCGCACAGTCATCGCCTGCAATGCCTGCGTGACTTAAAGGAAATCGGTTATCAGGTAGGCTGTGGCATGATGGTCGGTTCACCGGGGCAAACGCTCAATTGCCTGATAAAGGACCTGCGCTTATTGCAGGAACTTCAGCCAGAAATGGTCGGCATCGGGCCCTTTATTCCCCAACATGATACGCCCTTTGCACAGGAGGCGGGCGGTACAGCCGCTATGACCGTGCGCCTGCTCTCCATTATCCGTCTGCTTCTGCCGCACGTATTACTGCCGGCCACTACGGCTTTGGGTACAATTGACCCCAAGGGCCGTGAA
The Selenomonas ruminantium AC2024 DNA segment above includes these coding regions:
- the mtnN gene encoding 5'-methylthioadenosine/S-adenosylhomocysteine nucleosidase; this encodes MNTKIIMLQGAMDLETELLIASLEQPQEYLLGKWRFVEGIYKDKPLVIAATSIGSANAAAATALGIEHFHPAAVINQGTAGGHAPALKAFDIVLGKQSFDASSYRTAKEEQADWRHMELMGAYAYDPQEKTFLPQSVYYAGDQKLLEAAHKAASDYTHGKVVDGCFASSNTWNRQKERIRYLHEQFGSSCEEMEVHSAAQICQQYKIPFLGIRIISNTEFQDEEFQPESAKACQQFVLKVVQNITL
- the hydE gene encoding [FeFe] hydrogenase H-cluster radical SAM maturase HydE, with translation MQAVIDKLERTHNLSDDEFAALLAPISADDEKYLSQRACHVREKYYGKDVYIRGLIEFTNYCRNNCYYCGIRRDNAHAQRYRLTAEQILSCCHTGYQLGFRTFVLQGGEDAYFTDERLCQLIQEIKRRHADCAVTLSIGERSKESYQRLFAAGADRYLLRHETVDKAHYEQLHPAELSHSHRLQCLRDLKEIGYQVGCGMMVGSPGQTLNCLIKDLRLLQELQPEMVGIGPFIPQHDTPFAQEAGGTAAMTVRLLSIIRLLLPHVLLPATTALGTIDPKGREKGLLAGANVLMPNLSPTEVRKKYALYDHKICTGEEAAECVRCLAARVESTGYKIVVSRGDHITKEGLYHANQSHPNPRTDHKAI